From the genome of Pelosinus fermentans DSM 17108:
AGGAGCTGCGCAGACCGGGAATCTGTAAGGCAGGTACTAGCCAAGGTCAGCGGTGTATTCGGATAAAAATTGTTACGCATCGGACTTTCGATGACGTAGCGATTTTTTTATGGTGTAAGAAGGTAAATACTTTAAAATGACGAAACTTTATCAATAAAAGTAAGATTGTGTATAATCCTTGAAATAATTACTATTTTTATATAGATAATAGGAAGGACTGTTTAAAGATGACACGTAAATATGAATTTAAATGGGATCTTTTGGGAGATGTTGTTGAGGGACGGCCCAATCTTGGCCCTATGGTGCACATAGAAGCGTATCGGTTGATGCAATATTGCTTCCGGGACATTTTAGAAAAAAACTTTGGTACCGAAAGAGCAGATCAGCTTTTTTTTGAGTCGGGACAATTGGCTGGAGTACAGTTTTATAAGAATTTAATAAAAGAAGCCTCTAGTTTTAATGATTTTATAAAGACATTACAAGCCACCTTAGTTGAGAAGGGAATTGGAATACTAAGGATGGAGGAAGTCGATTTAGATAAAGGAAAATTCGTCATTAGCATATTTGAGGATCTGGATTGCTCTGGATTGCCAGAACTAGATTATGAATTTTGCAGATATGATGAGGGCTTTATTGCGGGTTTATTAGAAGCTTTTACAGGACATCGGTTTAATGTTAAAGAAATTGATTGCTGGTGCACAGGAGATCGTACCTGTCGTTTTGTTGCAGAAATTATTAACGATTAATATTGTTTTGTGCAGTTAGTAGTTAACGGCGTCAGGGGGATTGAAGGTGAAACATACAGAAACCATTGAATTGCTGTTACATGATCTATTAAGAAAGCGTGGCAAACCAGCATTTTTAATTGATGAACTTAATGATCATCCGGCTATTTTACAATTAATTGAAGAACTTATGACTATTCGAGAATTCACTTATGGCATATCCAATGGTGATTTATCCCAGAATTTAAGCATGAAGGGATATTGGGCTGGAGCATTAAAGGCATTACAGTCTAATTTGCGGCATTTAACCTGGCAGACGAGTATGATTGCTTCAGGCGATTTTAATCAGCGTATTGATTTTATGGGTGATTTTTCTGCATCCTTTA
Proteins encoded in this window:
- a CDS encoding V4R domain-containing protein — its product is MTRKYEFKWDLLGDVVEGRPNLGPMVHIEAYRLMQYCFRDILEKNFGTERADQLFFESGQLAGVQFYKNLIKEASSFNDFIKTLQATLVEKGIGILRMEEVDLDKGKFVISIFEDLDCSGLPELDYEFCRYDEGFIAGLLEAFTGHRFNVKEIDCWCTGDRTCRFVAEIIND